A single region of the Streptococcus macedonicus ACA-DC 198 genome encodes:
- a CDS encoding Colicin V production protein, whose translation MLSILLVLILIWHFYIGYSRGIILQTYYFIASIVSFVIASQFYQTLAEKITLWIPYSNASQGATVNFFTDVNIFDLDQVYYAGVAFTAIYVVVYLLFRFIGILVHLAPINYFDNVKMNCVSGVLAILVTLIFFNLVFTILATVPMTTVQNILSGSFLVRVIVDDLPPLSNIIKALWVTAILG comes from the coding sequence ATGTTATCAATTCTTCTTGTATTGATTTTAATCTGGCATTTTTATATCGGTTATTCACGTGGGATTATTTTGCAAACCTACTATTTTATAGCAAGTATTGTCTCATTTGTGATTGCTAGCCAGTTTTATCAAACATTAGCTGAAAAAATAACGCTATGGATTCCCTATTCTAATGCTAGTCAGGGAGCAACGGTGAATTTTTTCACGGACGTTAATATTTTTGATTTAGACCAAGTTTATTATGCAGGAGTAGCTTTTACAGCCATTTATGTGGTGGTTTATTTGCTTTTTCGTTTCATCGGTATTTTGGTGCATTTGGCGCCAATCAATTACTTTGATAATGTTAAAATGAATTGTGTCAGTGGTGTTTTAGCGATTTTAGTCACACTGATATTTTTCAATCTTGTATTTACAATATTAGCGACTGTTCCTATGACGACGGTGCAAAATATTTTATCAGGCAGCTTTCTTGTGCGCGTGATTGTCGATGATTTGCCACCTTTATCGAATATTATAAAAGCGTTATGGGTAACAGCAATTCTAGGATAA
- the rnhC gene encoding Ribonuclease HIII, whose product MNTIVMKMGKDDLQNLIKALTSQQVNNNNPYVTFAAKVKGVTVLVYTSGKVVFQGANAETIAEQFGYQSANHSTSDTVSGQNIPLIGSDEVGNGSYFGGLAVVASFVTPDDHALLKKLGVDDSKNLTDSKIRQIAPVLENNIKHKALLLSPQKYNQVVGKGKMHNAVSVKVALHNQAIYLLLQDGVKPEKIVIDAFTSRKNYQKYLKNEANQFANPLTLEEKAEGKYLAVAVSSIIARNLFLENLDKLSQEVQYKLPSGAGSQSDKVASQILAAYGISGLEHTAKLHFANTQKAQALLKK is encoded by the coding sequence ATGAATACCATTGTTATGAAAATGGGTAAAGATGATTTGCAAAATCTGATAAAGGCACTGACTAGCCAGCAAGTCAACAATAACAACCCCTATGTCACTTTTGCGGCAAAAGTAAAGGGTGTTACGGTTCTTGTTTACACGTCTGGCAAAGTCGTCTTTCAGGGCGCAAATGCGGAAACTATCGCTGAACAATTTGGCTATCAATCAGCTAACCATTCCACAAGTGACACCGTTAGTGGTCAGAATATCCCCCTTATCGGCTCAGATGAGGTTGGTAATGGGTCTTATTTTGGTGGACTGGCTGTTGTTGCTAGTTTTGTGACCCCTGATGACCATGCCCTGCTTAAAAAGCTTGGAGTAGATGATTCCAAGAACTTAACAGACAGCAAAATTCGTCAAATCGCCCCAGTCTTAGAAAACAATATCAAGCATAAAGCTCTGCTATTGTCCCCACAAAAATACAACCAAGTCGTCGGTAAAGGAAAAATGCACAACGCGGTCTCTGTCAAAGTAGCCCTTCACAATCAAGCTATTTATCTGCTTCTCCAAGACGGTGTCAAGCCTGAAAAAATTGTTATCGATGCTTTTACCAGTCGGAAAAATTATCAAAAATACCTTAAAAATGAAGCCAATCAATTTGCTAATCCGCTGACACTCGAAGAAAAAGCCGAAGGAAAATATTTGGCAGTTGCCGTCAGTTCAATCATCGCTCGAAACCTTTTCTTAGAAAATCTCGATAAACTTAGCCAAGAGGTGCAATACAAACTCCCAAGCGGTGCTGGTAGCCAGTCCGATAAAGTCGCGAGTCAAATTTTAGCAGCCTATGGCATATCTGGCTTAGAACATACTGCCAAGCTTCATTTTGCAAATACCCAAAAAGCGCAAGCATTATTAAAAAAATAA
- the lepB gene encoding Signal peptidase I: MKHFIKEWGPLILFFLILILSRAFIWQPVKVDGHSMDPTLADGERLIVLSTTSIDRFDIVVAKETEDGKTKEIVKRVIGMPGDTITYKNDVLYVNSKKVDEDYLDEYKKAFEDDQLQDTYSYNTLFQELAESSDAFTTDSDGNTEFTVKVPKGQYYLLGDDRIVSKDSREVGTFSKSDIIGEVKFRFWPLSKIGSIN, from the coding sequence ATGAAACACTTTATTAAAGAATGGGGACCACTAATCCTTTTCTTTCTTATTCTTATACTTAGTCGTGCCTTTATTTGGCAACCTGTAAAAGTTGACGGTCATTCAATGGATCCAACGTTAGCTGACGGTGAGCGTCTTATTGTCCTATCAACCACATCTATTGACCGTTTTGACATTGTAGTTGCTAAAGAAACCGAGGACGGTAAGACAAAAGAAATTGTTAAACGCGTGATTGGTATGCCAGGCGATACCATTACTTATAAAAATGATGTCCTCTACGTTAATAGCAAAAAAGTTGATGAGGACTACTTAGACGAATATAAAAAAGCCTTTGAGGACGACCAACTGCAAGATACTTATTCGTACAATACCTTATTCCAAGAGTTAGCTGAAAGCTCAGATGCTTTCACAACTGATAGTGATGGCAATACCGAGTTTACAGTCAAAGTTCCAAAAGGACAATATTATCTCCTCGGAGACGACCGTATCGTTTCAAAAGATAGTCGTGAAGTGGGGACTTTCTCTAAATCAGACATCATCGGTGAAGTCAAATTCCGCTTCTGGCCACTCTCAAAAATCGGCTCTATTAATTAA
- the yrrC gene encoding RecD-like DNA helicase YrrC, producing MEYFFSGTIDRIIFENASNFFKILLLEIEDTDSDFDDFEIIVTGTIADIIEGENYTFWGELTQHPKYGEQLRVTRYERSKPTSSGLIKYFSSDHFKGIGKKTAEKIVQLYGDNTIDKILEDPSKLDSISGLSKENKDNFLTKLKLNYGTELILAKLAEYGLTNRVAFEIFNQYKEDSLDIIQENPYQLVEDIQGIGFKIADQLAEQLGIEADAPQRFRAALVHSLFETSIERGDTYVEARDLLENAITTLEEARQIELDPAAVAKELSTLIAEDKVQNVGTKIFDNTLFYAESGIKKHLTRILDTPLNQNFSDVDLQEEIADVEEAFGISYDDVQKHAIKEALKSKVFILTGGPGTGKTTVINGLIAAYADLHQIDLEKKDIPIILAAPTGRAARRMNELTGLPSATIHRHLGLNGDNDYQAIDDYLDCDLIIIDEFSMVDTWLANQLFSSISSNTQVIIVGDSDQLPSVGPGQVLADLLKIEALPQLALTKIFRQSEDSTIVTLANQMRLGKLPADFTQKKADRSYFEASAQYIPEIIPKIVSAAVKSGIDPQEIQILAPMYRGAAGINRLNTIIQDLLNPLKDQLSFAFGEMNFRKDDKILHLINDAELNVFNGDIGYITDLIPAKYTESKQDELYMSFDGTEVIYPRNEWHKITLAYAISIHKSQGSEFQVVILPITRQSHRLLQRNLIYTAITRSKSKLVMLGEIAAFDYAIKNEGAKRNTYLVQRFTSSAQEESIDLQTEISQQTSPKTDNEAEKITSPTSPQTNISKEENIQLTLDIAENEQTQTEQEPKIYRLTEENLAFINPMIGITQADIEQFFKK from the coding sequence ATGGAATACTTCTTTTCTGGCACAATTGACCGTATTATTTTTGAAAATGCCAGTAATTTCTTTAAAATTTTATTGCTCGAAATTGAGGATACCGATTCAGACTTTGATGATTTTGAAATCATTGTTACTGGAACAATTGCCGATATTATCGAGGGAGAAAATTATACGTTTTGGGGTGAATTAACGCAACACCCAAAATATGGCGAACAGCTCAGAGTCACACGTTACGAGCGCAGCAAACCAACTTCTTCTGGTCTTATTAAATATTTTTCAAGCGACCATTTCAAAGGAATTGGTAAAAAAACTGCTGAAAAAATTGTGCAGCTTTACGGCGACAATACCATTGATAAAATCCTAGAAGACCCTAGTAAATTAGACAGTATTTCTGGGCTTTCTAAGGAAAATAAAGACAACTTTTTAACCAAACTCAAGCTTAATTATGGTACAGAGCTCATTTTAGCCAAGTTGGCAGAGTATGGCTTAACTAATCGTGTTGCCTTTGAAATTTTTAATCAATACAAGGAAGACAGTCTTGATATTATCCAAGAAAATCCTTATCAATTGGTCGAAGACATTCAAGGGATTGGGTTTAAAATCGCTGACCAACTCGCTGAACAATTAGGAATCGAAGCAGATGCCCCTCAACGTTTTCGTGCCGCTCTCGTGCACAGTCTTTTTGAAACTTCTATTGAGCGAGGAGATACTTACGTCGAAGCGCGTGATTTGCTTGAAAATGCCATTACCACCCTTGAAGAAGCTAGACAAATTGAGTTAGACCCCGCAGCCGTTGCCAAAGAATTATCAACGCTTATCGCTGAAGATAAGGTACAAAATGTCGGTACCAAAATTTTTGACAATACTCTTTTCTATGCTGAATCAGGTATCAAAAAACACCTGACACGTATCCTTGATACGCCACTCAACCAAAACTTTTCAGATGTTGACTTGCAAGAAGAAATCGCTGACGTTGAGGAAGCTTTCGGCATTTCTTACGATGATGTGCAAAAACATGCTATCAAAGAAGCGCTCAAGAGCAAGGTGTTTATTTTGACTGGTGGTCCTGGCACGGGAAAAACGACTGTTATCAACGGTTTGATTGCTGCCTACGCAGACCTTCATCAAATTGATCTTGAGAAAAAAGATATTCCTATCATCTTAGCAGCGCCAACAGGACGTGCTGCCCGCCGTATGAATGAATTAACAGGCTTGCCAAGTGCGACTATTCACCGCCATTTGGGGTTAAATGGTGATAACGACTACCAAGCTATTGATGACTATCTCGACTGTGACTTGATTATCATTGATGAATTTTCAATGGTTGATACTTGGCTTGCCAATCAACTCTTTAGTTCCATTTCGTCCAATACTCAAGTCATCATCGTTGGAGATAGTGACCAATTGCCGTCTGTCGGTCCTGGGCAAGTATTAGCTGATTTATTAAAAATTGAAGCTCTTCCTCAACTAGCATTGACTAAAATCTTTAGACAATCGGAAGATTCAACCATTGTTACACTTGCTAATCAGATGAGACTTGGAAAATTACCAGCTGACTTCACACAAAAGAAAGCTGACCGTTCTTATTTTGAAGCAAGTGCACAATATATCCCAGAAATAATTCCTAAAATTGTCAGCGCAGCTGTTAAGAGTGGCATTGACCCACAAGAAATACAAATTCTTGCCCCAATGTACCGTGGCGCAGCTGGGATTAATCGACTTAATACCATTATTCAGGATTTACTTAACCCGCTTAAAGATCAACTCTCGTTTGCCTTTGGTGAGATGAATTTCCGTAAGGATGACAAAATTCTCCACCTCATCAACGATGCTGAACTCAATGTTTTCAATGGTGATATCGGCTATATTACAGACCTTATTCCTGCTAAATATACCGAATCCAAACAAGACGAGCTTTACATGTCTTTTGACGGCACTGAAGTTATTTACCCTCGTAATGAATGGCATAAAATTACCCTTGCTTACGCTATATCAATCCACAAATCACAAGGTAGCGAATTTCAGGTTGTCATTTTGCCGATCACTCGCCAAAGTCACAGACTCTTACAACGTAACCTCATTTACACAGCTATCACCCGCTCTAAGAGTAAATTAGTGATGTTAGGGGAAATTGCCGCCTTTGATTACGCCATAAAAAACGAAGGCGCTAAGCGCAACACCTATCTTGTTCAACGCTTTACAAGCTCCGCTCAAGAAGAAAGTATTGATTTACAAACTGAAATTTCTCAACAAACATCACCTAAAACAGATAATGAAGCTGAGAAAATCACCTCTCCAACTTCTCCCCAAACAAATATTTCTAAAGAAGAAAACATCCAACTGACACTAGATATTGCCGAAAATGAGCAAACACAAACAGAGCAAGAACCAAAAATCTATCGCTTGACAGAAGAAAACTTGGCATTTATCAACCCAATGATTGGCATTACCCAAGCCGACATTGAACAATTTTTTAAGAAATAA
- a CDS encoding putative membrane protein precursor has translation MVSYEKIRQSLCSWTLFIAWVNVLSVLAKIFTIISYFTLLNNLDTIKSTYDADTYQTIVAATNIWNVIIMIVALIANIAIAFLAFKNLPKIKEDAPSLTPYRLGLVYTVVYNVAGIILAVVLGSTLSVTTFLLPVIFLALYGYVYAKAGQLLDKDEEENDEAVTEAE, from the coding sequence ATGGTTTCTTATGAAAAAATTCGTCAATCATTGTGTTCTTGGACGCTCTTTATTGCATGGGTAAATGTTCTTTCAGTCCTTGCAAAAATCTTTACTATTATCAGCTATTTCACGTTACTTAATAATCTTGACACCATTAAAAGTACTTATGATGCCGATACTTACCAAACAATCGTGGCAGCTACAAATATCTGGAACGTTATTATCATGATTGTTGCTTTGATTGCAAATATTGCCATTGCCTTCTTAGCGTTCAAAAATTTACCTAAAATCAAAGAAGATGCTCCAAGCTTGACACCTTACCGCCTTGGTTTGGTTTACACAGTTGTCTATAATGTAGCGGGCATTATTCTTGCAGTCGTTTTAGGTAGCACATTATCAGTTACAACTTTCCTTCTCCCAGTTATTTTCCTAGCTCTTTATGGCTATGTCTATGCAAAAGCAGGGCAATTATTAGATAAAGACGAAGAGGAAAATGACGAGGCTGTCACTGAAGCTGAATAA
- the dinB gene encoding DNA polymerase IV — protein MLIFPLINDTSRKIIHIDMDAFFASVEERDNPDLKGKPVIIGSDPRKTGGRGVVSTCNYEARKFGVHSAMSSKEAYERCPQAVFISGNYQKYRKVGMQIREIFKRYTDLVEPMSIDEAYLDVTENKLGIKSAIKIAKMIQYDIWQEVHLTCSAGVSYNKFLAKLASDFEKPKGLTLILPEDAQDFLEKLPIEKFYGVGKRSVEKLHQLGVFTGADLLEMPEMTLIDLFGRFGYDLYRKARGISNSPVKSNRIRKSIGSERTYGKLLYEEDDVKSEISKNAQRVVDTLQRNHKVGRTIVLKVRYSDFSTLTKRITLDDVTNDFKVIDQVAKTIYDSLDESKLGVRLLGVTVTGLEDNIQPLNLFDN, from the coding sequence ATGTTGATTTTTCCTTTAATTAATGACACTTCTCGAAAAATTATTCATATTGATATGGATGCCTTTTTTGCGTCAGTAGAAGAGCGGGATAATCCAGACTTGAAAGGTAAGCCTGTCATTATCGGTTCTGATCCACGAAAAACAGGTGGACGTGGTGTTGTTTCAACTTGTAATTATGAAGCCAGAAAATTTGGTGTTCATTCAGCCATGTCCTCAAAAGAAGCTTATGAGCGTTGTCCGCAAGCCGTTTTTATCTCAGGTAATTATCAAAAATACCGAAAAGTCGGTATGCAGATTCGTGAGATTTTTAAGCGTTATACGGATTTGGTTGAACCCATGTCCATTGATGAAGCTTATTTAGATGTCACTGAAAATAAACTCGGGATCAAATCAGCTATTAAAATTGCCAAAATGATTCAATATGATATTTGGCAAGAAGTTCATTTAACCTGCTCGGCAGGTGTCTCTTATAACAAATTTTTAGCTAAACTCGCTTCGGATTTTGAAAAACCGAAAGGATTAACTTTAATTTTACCAGAAGATGCCCAAGATTTTCTAGAAAAACTTCCTATTGAGAAATTTTACGGTGTCGGAAAACGGTCTGTTGAAAAATTGCATCAACTGGGTGTTTTCACGGGAGCAGATTTGTTGGAAATGCCTGAAATGACCTTGATCGATCTTTTTGGTCGCTTTGGCTATGATTTGTACCGTAAGGCGCGTGGCATTTCAAATTCGCCAGTCAAGTCTAACCGCATTCGCAAATCAATTGGAAGTGAGCGAACTTATGGTAAGTTATTATATGAAGAAGATGATGTCAAATCGGAAATTTCAAAGAATGCCCAGCGAGTGGTTGACACGCTTCAACGTAATCATAAAGTTGGTCGGACAATTGTCTTAAAAGTGCGTTATTCGGATTTTTCAACCTTAACCAAACGAATAACCCTTGATGATGTCACTAATGATTTTAAAGTGATTGACCAAGTTGCTAAAACGATTTACGATAGCTTAGACGAGTCAAAATTGGGTGTTCGCTTGTTGGGGGTGACTGTCACAGGTTTAGAGGATAATATTCAACCTTTGAATTTATTTGATAATTAA
- the pfl gene encoding Pyruvate formate-lyase, translated as MATVKTNTDVFEKAWEGFKGTDWKEKASVSRFVQANYTPYDGDESFLAPATKRSLKVKKIIEETKAHYEETRFPMDTRPTSIADIPAGYISKDDELIYGIQNDELFKLNFMPKGGIRMAETALKEHGYEPDPAVHEIFTKHVTTVNDGIFRAYTSNIRRARHAHTVTGLPDAYSRGRIIGVYARLALYGADYLMKEKANDWNAITEIDEESIRLREEVNLQYQALGEVVKLGDLYGVDVRKPAMNVKEAIQWVNIAFMAVCRVINGAATSLGRVPIVLDIFAERDLARGTFTESEIQEFVDDFVLKLRTVKFARTKAYDELYSGDPTFITTSMAGMGADGRHRVTKMDYRFLNTLDNIGNAPEPNLTVLWTDKLPYSFRRYCMKMSHKHSSIQYEGVTTMTKDGYGEMSCISCCVSPLDPENEEQRHNIQYFGARVNVLKALLTGLNGGYDDVHKDYKVFDIDPVRDEVLNFETVKANFEKSLDWLTSTYVDALNIIHYMTDKYNYEAVQMAFLPTKQRANMGFGICGFANTVDTLSAIKYATVKPIRDENGYIYDYETTGDYPRWGEDDPRSNELAKWLVEAYTTRLRSHKLYKDAEATVSLLTITSNVAYSKQTGNSPVHKGVYLNEDGTVNLSKLEFFSPGANPSNKARGGWLQNLNSLASLDFSYAADGISLTTQVSPRALGKTFDEQVDNLVTILDGYFENGGQHVNLNVMDLKDVYDKIMSGEDVIVRISGYCVNTKYLTKEQKTELTQRVFHEILSMDDAAEVVAGK; from the coding sequence ATGGCGACTGTTAAAACTAATACAGATGTTTTTGAAAAAGCCTGGGAAGGCTTTAAAGGTACTGACTGGAAAGAAAAAGCCAGCGTTTCTCGTTTCGTACAAGCTAACTACACACCTTATGATGGTGATGAAAGCTTCTTAGCTCCTGCTACAAAACGTTCACTTAAAGTGAAAAAAATCATTGAAGAAACTAAAGCTCACTACGAAGAAACTCGTTTCCCAATGGATACTCGTCCAACATCAATCGCAGATATTCCTGCCGGCTATATTTCAAAAGACGACGAACTAATCTACGGTATTCAAAATGATGAGTTATTCAAACTGAATTTCATGCCAAAAGGCGGAATTCGTATGGCAGAAACAGCTCTCAAGGAACATGGCTATGAGCCCGACCCAGCTGTTCACGAAATTTTTACAAAACACGTAACTACAGTAAATGACGGTATCTTCCGTGCTTATACATCAAATATCCGTCGTGCACGTCACGCACACACTGTAACTGGACTTCCGGATGCTTACTCTCGTGGACGTATCATCGGTGTTTATGCTCGTCTTGCTCTTTACGGTGCTGACTACTTGATGAAAGAAAAAGCCAACGACTGGAATGCAATTACTGAAATTGATGAAGAATCAATTCGTCTTCGTGAAGAAGTTAACTTGCAATACCAAGCACTTGGTGAAGTTGTCAAACTTGGTGACCTTTACGGTGTTGATGTTCGCAAACCAGCGATGAACGTTAAAGAAGCTATCCAATGGGTAAATATCGCATTTATGGCTGTTTGTCGTGTTATCAATGGTGCTGCAACTTCTCTTGGACGTGTGCCAATTGTTCTTGATATCTTTGCAGAACGTGACCTTGCTCGTGGCACATTTACAGAATCAGAAATCCAAGAATTCGTTGATGATTTTGTCTTGAAACTTCGTACTGTAAAATTCGCACGTACAAAAGCTTACGACGAACTTTACTCAGGTGACCCAACATTCATCACAACTTCTATGGCTGGTATGGGTGCTGACGGACGTCACCGTGTTACTAAAATGGACTACCGTTTCTTGAACACACTTGATAATATTGGTAATGCTCCAGAACCAAACTTGACAGTTCTCTGGACTGACAAATTGCCATATTCATTCCGTCGCTACTGTATGAAAATGTCACACAAACACTCTTCAATCCAATACGAAGGTGTAACAACAATGACTAAAGACGGCTATGGTGAAATGTCATGTATCTCATGTTGTGTATCACCACTTGACCCAGAAAATGAAGAACAACGTCATAACATACAATACTTTGGTGCTCGTGTAAACGTCCTTAAAGCTCTTCTTACTGGTTTGAACGGTGGTTACGACGATGTTCACAAAGACTACAAAGTTTTTGATATTGACCCTGTCCGTGACGAAGTTCTTAACTTTGAAACTGTCAAAGCTAACTTTGAAAAATCACTTGATTGGTTGACTTCAACTTACGTAGATGCCCTTAACATCATTCACTACATGACTGATAAGTACAACTACGAAGCTGTCCAAATGGCATTCTTACCAACAAAACAACGTGCTAACATGGGATTCGGTATCTGTGGTTTTGCAAATACTGTTGATACCTTGTCAGCAATCAAGTACGCTACTGTTAAACCAATCCGTGATGAAAATGGTTACATCTACGATTACGAAACAACTGGTGATTACCCACGTTGGGGTGAAGATGACCCTCGTTCAAACGAATTGGCAAAATGGTTGGTAGAAGCATACACTACTCGTCTTCGTAGCCACAAACTCTATAAGGATGCAGAAGCTACTGTATCACTTCTTACAATCACTTCAAACGTTGCTTATTCTAAACAAACTGGTAACTCTCCAGTCCACAAAGGTGTTTACCTTAACGAAGATGGCACTGTGAATCTTTCTAAACTTGAATTCTTCTCTCCAGGTGCTAATCCATCTAACAAAGCTCGTGGTGGTTGGTTGCAAAACCTTAACTCACTTGCAAGCCTTGACTTCTCATACGCTGCAGATGGTATCTCACTTACAACTCAAGTTTCTCCACGTGCTCTTGGTAAGACATTCGATGAACAAGTTGATAACTTGGTAACTATCCTTGATGGTTACTTCGAAAACGGTGGACAACACGTTAACTTGAACGTTATGGACCTTAAAGATGTCTATGACAAGATTATGAGTGGTGAAGATGTTATCGTTCGTATCTCTGGTTACTGTGTCAACACTAAATATCTTACAAAAGAACAAAAAACTGAATTGACACAACGTGTCTTCCACGAAATCCTTTCAATGGACGACGCTGCTGAAGTCGTTGCTGGAAAATAA
- a CDS encoding Beta-lactamase, class C, producing the protein MTNLLEIINNQINRNIYHGASLALFKDGQWSEYYIGTIDGVTPVKSGLIYDLASVSKVVGVGTVIISLLYQGNLELDTPLVRYYPDFHESSVTLRQLLTHSSGINPFIPNRDNLNAAELKEAINHITVEGKKEFLYTDINFILLGFMLEEIYGKSLDVIFKDEVFQPFGMRNTGFGPVKNAVPTVAGIGDGLVHDPKAKVLGVHSGSAGLFSNLQDLEKFCQHYLTDDFASDIWQNFSQVNKERSLAWNKEDDWLDHTGYTGTYVTINRKEQKAAIFLTNRTYAYDDRPLWIEERQRISQWIQQNY; encoded by the coding sequence ATGACAAACTTGTTAGAAATTATTAATAACCAGATCAATCGCAATATTTATCATGGAGCTAGTTTAGCTCTTTTTAAAGACGGTCAATGGTCAGAATATTATATTGGTACGATTGACGGTGTCACTCCTGTAAAATCTGGTTTGATTTATGATTTAGCGTCTGTTTCCAAAGTAGTTGGCGTTGGAACAGTTATTATTTCTCTTTTATATCAAGGAAATTTAGAGTTGGATACGCCTTTGGTGCGGTATTATCCTGATTTTCACGAGTCATCTGTAACCTTACGACAACTTTTGACACATAGTAGTGGGATAAATCCTTTTATCCCTAATCGTGATAATCTGAATGCAGCCGAGTTGAAAGAAGCCATTAATCACATTACTGTGGAGGGCAAGAAAGAGTTTCTTTACACAGACATCAATTTTATTTTGCTTGGCTTTATGCTAGAAGAGATTTATGGCAAGTCACTCGATGTGATTTTTAAAGATGAAGTCTTTCAGCCTTTTGGCATGAGAAATACTGGTTTTGGTCCAGTAAAAAATGCGGTGCCTACGGTTGCTGGCATTGGTGACGGGCTTGTTCATGACCCAAAAGCCAAGGTTCTTGGTGTTCATTCGGGTTCAGCAGGGTTATTTTCAAACCTGCAGGATTTAGAAAAGTTTTGTCAGCATTACCTAACAGATGATTTTGCGAGTGATATTTGGCAAAATTTCAGTCAAGTGAATAAAGAACGTTCGCTGGCATGGAATAAAGAGGACGATTGGCTTGACCATACTGGTTACACAGGCACTTATGTGACAATCAATCGTAAGGAGCAAAAAGCTGCTATTTTTCTGACTAATCGTACATATGCTTATGATGATAGACCTCTGTGGATTGAGGAACGTCAGAGAATTTCACAATGGATTCAGCAGAATTATTAA
- a CDS encoding C3-degrading proteinase — MTLFDEVTFRHPVLRINNRDHNIEFYKKLGFKLVNEENAIAEFSTKQKNACFVIEESPAPDTHAVEGIKKVNKIVVKIPNADEVTAILGNGIAVERLFKGKNGYAFETLSPEGDLFLLHSEDDIQQLTEIDSVNFPKNDELKEVSDFSFESMTLNVADEAAARAFYNDVFEGQFPLDIQFVQAQGADLAVDPLETWDVEILECQVPDNYDLKALASFLENKGQTVYLDKKASVLVLSDPSNIEIWFSK, encoded by the coding sequence ATGACTTTATTTGACGAAGTTACGTTTAGGCATCCCGTTTTGCGAATCAATAATCGTGACCACAACATTGAGTTTTATAAAAAATTAGGTTTTAAATTAGTTAACGAAGAAAATGCAATTGCTGAGTTTTCAACCAAACAAAAAAATGCTTGTTTTGTTATTGAAGAATCACCAGCGCCTGATACACATGCTGTTGAGGGAATAAAAAAAGTTAATAAGATTGTTGTTAAAATTCCGAATGCCGATGAAGTGACAGCTATCTTAGGAAATGGTATTGCTGTTGAGCGTCTCTTTAAAGGTAAAAATGGGTATGCCTTTGAAACGTTATCACCAGAAGGTGACCTTTTTCTTTTACATTCTGAAGATGATATTCAACAATTAACTGAAATCGATAGTGTCAATTTCCCTAAAAATGATGAGTTAAAAGAAGTTTCTGACTTTAGCTTCGAAAGTATGACACTTAACGTAGCTGATGAAGCAGCTGCGCGTGCTTTTTACAATGATGTCTTTGAAGGACAATTTCCGCTTGATATCCAATTTGTGCAAGCGCAAGGTGCAGATTTAGCCGTTGACCCGCTTGAAACTTGGGATGTGGAAATTTTAGAATGTCAAGTTCCTGACAATTATGATTTGAAAGCTTTGGCTAGCTTTTTAGAAAATAAAGGGCAAACTGTTTATTTGGATAAAAAAGCGAGTGTCTTAGTACTTTCTGACCCTAGCAATATTGAAATTTGGTTTAGCAAATGA